ggcctacaccacagccacagcaacgccagatccgagctgtgtctgcgacctacaccacagctcatggcaaagctggatccttaacccactgattgaggccagggattgaacccacaacctcatggttcctagtcggattcgtttctgctgtgccatgatgggaactcctcctttcttatTAATATCCTGCATTGGTGTGCCTCATTTATTTAACCGGTGAACCAGTATTGCTACATTATTAtaattaactaaagtccatagtttacattagggtttatTCCGTGTGCTATACATTCTGTGGATTTTTTCAGTTGCATAATATGGTGTATCCACCGTTATAGTATCTTAcagaatagtttctttttttaattcaatgaattttattacatttattacatttatagttgtacagtgatcatcacaacccaattttatagcatttccatcccaaaccccagcccacccccaaaccccacagaaaagtttcactgccctaaaaatcctctgcgCTTTGCCTATTCATCCCTCCCATCTCCTGCTCTCCTTTAACCcttagcaaccactgatcttttgggcagttttttcttcttttttttcactcatcACATATTATGGACATTTTCCAGGGTATTACATATTATCCAAAAAAAGTGGTTCTAGTATATAGATATTATAgacataggtttttgttttgttttgttttgtttttttgtctttttgccttttctagggccgcttcccgcagcatatggaggttcccaggctaggagtcccattggagctgtagccgccggcctataccacagccacagcaactcgggatccaagccgagtctgaatcctacagcacagttcatggcaacgccagatccttaacccactgagtgaggccagggatcgaacctgcaacctcatggttcctaattggatttgttaaccactgtgccacgacgggaactcctatagacaTAGTTTAAGTCATTTATCTCTTACtttattgttggacatttaggctgattcccagtttgtttgtttgcttgtttgtttatttatttatttagtcttttgtctttttagggccacacccacggcatatggaggttcccaggctatgggtcgaatcagagctgtagccactggcctacatcacagccacaacaacgccagatccaagccgcgtctgcaacctgcaccacagctcacagcaacaccggatccttaacccactgagtgaggccagggatcaaacctgcaacctcatggttcctagtcagatttgtttctgctgcaccatgatgggaacccctccggtttatttctaatataaatatTAGTGCTATAATGAATATCTTTCTACCTAAATATATCATTATCATgcatctcttattttttcttaggataaagtcctagaagtagaattacaGACAGAGTCAAAGAGTTTGAACTTTTTCAAGGCCGTTGATACATTGTGCTAAGTAGTCCAAAGGAAAGGTTGTATCCATTTATAAACCTTCTAGCGGTATATGGGAATGCCAGCTTTCCCACACTCTTGCTAGCACTGgggcttatttttcttaaaaatatataccaatttggagttcccgttgtggcccagaggaaacgaatctgactgggaaccattaggttgtgggttcgatccctggcctcgctcagtggattggggatccggctttgccgtgagctgtggtataggtcacagacttggctcggatctggtgttgctgtggctgtggcctagggcgGCGGCAaaagatccgattggacccctagcttgggaacctccatgtgccgtgggtgcggtcctaaaatgacaaaagacacacacacacacacacacacacacacacgaataagTGAAGGaaggtgttttattttgcatctttcaGAGTACTCTAATTTGAGGGAATATTTGTTCATgtcctttgcctttttctgttGAGTCCTATTAATTTAtgtaatgtatttcttttcttctagatCCTTTTATCCTGCCACACCAGCAGGTTGATAAAGGAGCCATCAAATTTGTGCTCAGTGGAGCAAATATCATGTGTCCAGGCTTAACTTCTCCTGGAGCTAAACTTTACCCTGCTGCGGTAGATACGATTGTTGTATTCTTCCTACAACTCTTGAAACAACTCTTCCTACAATGCTGTAACTCTTGAAAAATATGTTCATTGTGCTCTTGTTATTACTGAAAGATCCATCATCGAAGAGAACATGAGAAGTACTTTTTTGGAGGTTACTGTTATCTCATGCCTTTCTAAGATGTGGGAagcaacattattattattattattattattattattattattctgtttagggctgctcctgtggcatatggaagttcccaggctaggggtggaatcggagctgcagctgctgtcctacaccacagctcacggcaactctggatccttaacccactgagcgaggctagggatggaatccacatcctcatgcatgctggtcaggttcttaactcattgagtcacaatgggaactctgaagcaaCGTTATTTCTTGAGACAATATTATGCCCATCTTAGAAATTAAATGAGAACAAGTAGTACAAGAGTCCAAGCTACATTTCAGCTCAGTTGGGGCCCAGTGTTATAAAACTCTTGATTATTAATGGAGAGGATGTATATGATATGATTGGATCACTTATCTGGACATCATCTTGCTACTTTTACATTTGACTTACCCCAGATACACTGGAGTAGAAGCGCtcaaaagggaaaagagggagttccctggtggtctagtggttaggactcagcactttcactgctgtggcctgggttcattccctggtctgggaactgagaacctacatcaagctgctgctcactacggccaaaaaaaaaaaaaaaaagaggaagagagagaaaagaacttAGGCACCAGGTAAAATGTTAAAAGTGAGTAGTGTGGGAACTATGGGCGATCcccaacttttattttaaagttcatttttaagCTGATTGTTTGGGCCTCAGCACATGTTTTCTCAAAGAGAAATGTTAAAGTCCCAGATAGTTCTTAAGGATCTATTCACTCATGATGAGTAATTCTGCATGATGTATCTGAGTAATgcaaattatttccatttctacaGTGCTGTTTCAGCTATATTCTAGATTAGTTTTTTGGTCAACTAGTCTGGACAGGAGGACATCTCCTTTGTCATCATGGCCATTTGCCTCAGGTTGAGAAAAGGAACCATACTTAGAGGGAATGGAGAAATCACTGGAGTGAAAAGGCCATTGGAGTGGGTTTAAGaatgtgtgttggagttcccatcatggctcagtggtaacaatccaactagtatccatgaggacacaggtttgacccctggccatagtgggttaaggatctggcattgttgtgtgctgtggtgtaggtcacagacagagctcagatctggcgttgctatggctgtggtgtaggccagcagctatagctctgattttgacccctagcctgggaattccatatgccatgagtgcagccctaaaaaaaaaaaaaaaaaaaaaggaatgtgtcaTTTGCTCAAAAGGAGGGTGTCCTCTCTTGTGGCAGTTATATCTGAGAGGTAGTATAagtcatatatttatatcttaGGGACAGCTTGTATTGACATAGATACTGgtcacataataggtgctcaaagTTTTGTGgaatgttgagtgaatgaattgaAAACCAATAGAGAAAAGTATTCTGTGAGGACAGGTTACTTTTTTATGTTTATGCTTTTTCTAAGTTTTGAAGTTTATAGTTCTGAAATGTCCCCTAAATGGGAATTTTTCTTGGCACCTTgcctttacttccttttttttttggccattcctgaggcatgtggaagttcccaggccagggaatgaacccatgccacagcagtaacctgagccactgcagtgatgaccctggatccttaacccattaagccacatgggaactcccctagcttttactttttaccttttaaataacttttattttgaaaagttatgGACTTTTGGAAAGTTGTAAAACTAGTACAGAGAGGTACTGTGTGCCCTTGAacctatactttttaaaatatgtactgcAATGTTTAACATTCTAGACACTTCAGATGATAACCAAAAACATTATGGTTGTTCCCAATAGATTGAAACTTACactagcctttttttttgtctttttatggccacacctgtggcatatggaaattctcaggctaggggtctatctgagctgtagccgccagcctacaccacagccacagcaacgccagatctgagccgcctctgcgacctacaccacagctcatggcaaagctggatcctcaacccactgagtgaggccatggattgaacccgcctcctcatggatactagttgggctcgttaccgctgagccacaccaggaactcctgggcttttttttttttttttttttttttaaggctttttttgtttgtttcagccaAGGAATGATGCATGCTAAagattaatctttatttttcctcacttGGTTTTTCGAAGAATACCACCATTTCAGTCCCCAATGAACATGGCActtgtttgtttcttcccttcTAATTTATTCTAGATTTTCAAGTGTTTTCTTCAGTAATGATGCTTTCTCCTGCAGCTCAGGTCTGCTGTCTCCATAGTTGCTGAAGACTCAGTTTAGAGCAAGCATTCTGCACTCAGATATCAGTTTCCCATTACTTAGATTCTTCAAGTTTTTAAAGCAGCAGTTCTGTCATCAATAAAGCTTCTGTTCTCACAGATGAGTAGGTCTTATTTTCTAAAGAATGTGCCGTTggcatcgtggcacagcggaaacaaatccgactgggaaccatgaggttgtgggttcactccctggttgtgggttaaggatccagcgttgccatgagctgtggtgtgtaggctgcagacgtggctcggatctggtgtagctgtggctgtggtgtaggccggcagctgtagctccaataagacccctagcctggaaacctccatatgctgtgggtgcagccctaaaaagacaaaagacaaaaaaagagaaagaatatgtggttgatttacaagtttcAAGAGAATTTCAGCCAAAGCCTCAGGATCTGTATGTTCTTCTAAAAGCATTGATCCCTGAAAAAAGGCATTCATTGATTGTAGGACTCCTAGCTTACACTGGGCTGTTAAAGATAGATTGGGgatttaattctttgttttgttttgtttttttgtttttttagagccgcacccgaggcatatggaggatcccagactaggggtctaatcggagctgtagcccctggcttacaccagagctgactgcaaggccggatccttaacccattgagccataggAGAATTCATTAATGTGTTCTTTATATAAATCCACCATGTAGTGATTTAAGCACTAGAAcaattgatatttatttatttcagtttttaatatttatatgcaagaaattttatctccttttttttttgcgtgactttttcttttgttggcatTGTTAACATTTGACTTTAAAACCAATAATGATTATTAGATTCATTGATTTAGCATTATTGATTATTGCAATGTGCCCATAAACTTTGCTAGGtccttgccctcaaggagttAATGGGCTAAGTGAGAAGGCAGTTTGGGTTCAGAGTGGCTTAAGTAGTCATGTGACACCCCCTCTCCAAGGCATTTTGatagataaattattttcttagccCTGTGTTTTCAGGCAATCATGGCAGAAGGAAAACAGCATGCCCTGTGTGTTGGAGTCATGAGGATGTCTGCAGAAGATATGTAAGTCTCTGATTAGGTCCCCTTAGCTTTTGAGATATAGGTAACCTATGCAGGAGGCGTCGGAATTAAAGGTGAAATTTGCTCTCATACATTCCACATCTTACAGATATTTAAGCACTGAagcctcattttttatttttcctaataacaCTTAGGAAGCCATTGATGCCTATTTTTGTCTCTGggattgcattcttttttaagcACTCTGAAAAGAACCTGTGTGCCAACACAGctgttttatatgtatgtagtatttttagtaatttttaaattttatttatttatttattttatttatttatcttttgagggctgcacctgaggcatatggaggttcccaggctaggggtttaatccgagctgtagccagagctgtagccgccggcttacgccacagccacagcatcgccagatctgagccgcctctgcgacctacaccacagctcatggcaacaccggatccttaatccactgagcgaggccaaggatccaactcacaccctcatggttcctagtcagattcatttccgctgtgccccgacaggaactccttatttatttatttagctttttagggctgaacctgcaggaagttcccaggctaggggtcaaatcggaactgcagctgctggcctgtaccacagccacagcaatgccatcctgagctgcacctgtgacctatgccacagctcaaggcaacggaggatccttaacctgctgagcaaggccagggattgaactcccatcctcatggatactggttggcttcttaacccgctgacccacagtgggagctcctaggaatttttttaatttcgtatgatttttttttttctttttgccttttctaggcccactcctgtggcatatgaaggttcccaggctagggatcgaataggagctgtagccaccagcctacaccagagccacagcaacacgggatccgagccacgtcttcgacccacaccacagctcacggcaacacccgatccttaacccactgagcgaggccagggatggaacccacaacctcatggttcctagacggattcgttaaccactgagccacgatgggaactcctcgtatCATTTAAATTAGTTTTGGGGAAAGACATTTTGCtgctagtttttaaaaacagtgacATAATTCAGCACCACAGAGTAGTTATCTTATAATTTGACCTGGTGGtataaaatattaaggaaatattAAAGATATGGTACCAGAATACAGTCAGTATGCTTAAAAATATTGGGGCTCATTTGATGACCAAATTATTCCTATTACTTTAGTTTCAGGGCTAATGATAACACTTTGATGTTCTCCTGGTTTGATGACATTATTACTGTTTCTATAGATGCACTAGTTAGATCCCTAGAATCACTTTAAAACATGAACTGTAGCAGAGTACTATAGTTTAATATAGGTGATAATGTTagtgtaataatttaaaaaaatcccctaCGTGTGGCTCAACAATTGTGAAATAGTAATGTACCCTGAATTATATTTACCATAGTAAGCCTATAAAAAtgtgtaacaggagttcccgtcatggcgcagtggaaatgaatctgactaggaatcgtgaggttgtgggtttgatccctggcctcactcagtgggttaaggatccagtgttgctgtgagctgtggtgtaggttgcagaggcggctcagatccggcgttgctgtggccgtagtgtaggccggcagctccaattcgacccctagtctgggaacctccatatgccgtgggggtggccctaaaaaagacaaaagaccaaaaaaaaaaaaaaagtaacaatatgTTTATGTGCTTTATTCCTTCTACAGTGAGAAAGTCAACAAAGGAATTGGTATTGAAAATATCCATTATTTAAATGATGGGCTGTAGCATATGAAGACATATAAATGAGCCTCAGAAGGAATGTACTTGGGCTAAATATGGATATTGTGCTGTatctgtgtttgtgtctgtgtgtgacagCATGAAGGCAATACCTCTGTGGTTATGCTTAATAAATTCGACAGATGCTAAAACGCTGTTAgcttcaaaaattatattttcttaaactcACATTAAATTTGGGTAATAAACTTGGACATTAAAAGGTATCTGGTAAGAAACCAAACTCAGACAACTTAATGTCCTTTCTCAGGCTAACGATTTAAGATGAACGGCAAGACTTGGTAAATGAACTTGCTGTATGGCTGACATCCCCCCCGCCCTGTGAATATGACTACTTAATGGGGCTTGAAGCTAGACTAGGATTTTTATCCCAGGGAACCTAGTAGTGCCCcctctcttttgtgtgtgtgttttttttttgtttgctgtggttgtgttttttgtttttttgctgtacccatggcctatggaggttccgaggctagggat
Above is a genomic segment from Sus scrofa isolate TJ Tabasco breed Duroc chromosome X, Sscrofa11.1, whole genome shotgun sequence containing:
- the MCTS1 gene encoding malignant T-cell-amplified sequence 1; translation: MPAFLVHEHIEILTVNDPFILPHQQVDKGAIKFVLSGANIMCPGLTSPGAKLYPAAAIMAEGKQHALCVGVMRMSAEDIEKVNKGIGIENIHYLNDGL